One Streptococcus sp. S1 DNA window includes the following coding sequences:
- a CDS encoding ABC transporter ATP-binding protein has protein sequence MLEIRNLEKSFGNKQVLFGVDLTAQQGHILGLVGKNGAGKTTIFHSILRFLDYSGEIRLGGKAITQETYKEIGYLPEERSLMPKLTIFEQVRYLAALKGMSTAEVKEKLPTWMEKLQVKGKLTDKIKSLSKGNQQKVQLIITLIHEPKLIILDEPFSGLDPVNTEVLKQVIFEEKERGATIIFSDHVMTNVEELCDDILMIRDGSVVLSGPVQEVRNSYGKTRLFVSNDFSKEELEALPHVTKVTMTKQGTWKLILDDASAGPELFDRLTKGHYLATFDHQAPTIDEIFKLESGVEV, from the coding sequence ATGTTAGAAATTAGAAATTTAGAAAAAAGCTTTGGGAATAAGCAGGTTCTCTTCGGAGTAGATCTGACAGCTCAACAAGGGCATATCCTTGGCTTAGTTGGGAAAAATGGGGCCGGGAAAACAACTATTTTCCACAGTATCTTGCGCTTTTTGGACTACAGCGGCGAGATTCGCCTAGGTGGCAAAGCGATCACCCAAGAAACCTACAAGGAAATTGGCTATTTGCCAGAAGAACGTAGTCTTATGCCAAAACTCACGATTTTTGAGCAGGTCCGCTATTTGGCTGCCTTAAAAGGAATGAGCACTGCTGAGGTCAAGGAAAAATTACCGACCTGGATGGAAAAACTCCAAGTAAAAGGAAAATTGACCGATAAAATCAAGAGCCTCTCAAAAGGGAACCAACAGAAGGTTCAATTGATCATCACCTTGATCCATGAGCCTAAATTGATCATTTTAGATGAACCCTTTAGCGGCTTGGATCCGGTCAATACAGAAGTGCTCAAGCAGGTCATCTTTGAAGAAAAAGAGCGTGGGGCAACCATTATCTTTTCTGACCACGTCATGACCAATGTCGAAGAGTTGTGTGATGATATCCTAATGATCCGTGATGGTTCGGTTGTCCTTTCAGGGCCAGTCCAAGAGGTCCGTAATAGCTATGGCAAGACTCGTCTCTTTGTTTCTAACGACTTTAGCAAAGAAGAGCTAGAAGCTCTGCCACACGTGACCAAGGTGACTATGACCAAGCAAGGTACTTGGAAGTTGATCTTGGATGATGCGTCAGCTGGTCCAGAATTATTTGACCGCTTGACCAAGGGCCACTACCTAGCAACCTTTGACCACCAAGCCCCAACTATTGATGAGATCTTTAAACTTGAATCAGGAGTAGAAGTATGA
- a CDS encoding ABC transporter permease gives MKQMFVVMKETYIRQVKSWSFLFMVFGPFLFLGLSIGIGYLTGSSTDAKNQVALVTEVPAVKESLKGTDGLTLDYKDEAAAKKAIKDEKAAAYLTVDEKDGQLEATYVGDQAMKTDLKTLVAAKLSQVQQGINLARANLSKEQLTALSQQVSLKEKIDEKKEGLKMVQTMVAGALGMLLYMILMFYSGITAQEVASEKGTKIMEVVFSSIKATDYFFARMLGLFGVIFTHIFVYVVGLVAVWIFRADIPVVKDFLAPNSPITQHLAEAISLNTVFFIILGVFMYVVLSAFLGSTVARPEDSGKAISPLMMLVLFSFFGVTTLGSAGDVFLLKIGSYIPFFSTFFMPFRTINGYATGLEAWASLGIAVLFTIVGTVLIARIYASLILQTDDLGPWKTIKRALSYR, from the coding sequence ATGAAACAGATGTTTGTCGTAATGAAAGAAACCTATATCAGACAAGTGAAATCATGGAGTTTCCTCTTCATGGTCTTCGGTCCCTTCCTCTTTTTAGGATTGAGCATTGGAATCGGTTATCTGACAGGTTCTTCTACAGATGCCAAAAACCAGGTGGCCTTGGTGACAGAAGTTCCAGCTGTCAAAGAAAGTCTCAAAGGAACTGATGGCTTGACCTTGGACTACAAGGATGAAGCTGCAGCTAAAAAAGCCATCAAGGATGAGAAAGCAGCTGCTTACCTAACGGTCGATGAAAAAGATGGCCAGCTAGAAGCGACTTATGTGGGCGACCAAGCCATGAAAACAGATTTGAAAACCCTTGTCGCTGCGAAATTAAGCCAAGTCCAACAAGGAATCAATCTAGCGCGTGCAAATTTAAGCAAAGAGCAACTGACAGCCTTGTCTCAACAGGTTTCTCTGAAAGAAAAAATTGATGAGAAAAAAGAAGGCTTGAAAATGGTGCAAACCATGGTTGCAGGTGCTCTAGGAATGTTGCTTTATATGATTTTGATGTTCTACTCTGGTATCACAGCCCAAGAAGTGGCCAGTGAAAAAGGAACCAAGATCATGGAAGTGGTCTTCTCTAGTATCAAAGCAACCGACTATTTTTTCGCACGCATGCTCGGACTCTTCGGAGTGATTTTTACCCACATTTTTGTCTATGTCGTTGGGCTTGTAGCCGTTTGGATCTTTAGAGCAGATATCCCTGTTGTCAAGGATTTTCTCGCTCCAAACTCTCCAATTACCCAGCACCTAGCAGAAGCGATCTCGCTCAATACGGTCTTCTTCATTATCCTTGGGGTCTTTATGTATGTGGTGCTCTCTGCCTTCTTAGGCTCCACAGTAGCACGACCTGAAGATTCAGGAAAAGCGATTTCGCCACTGATGATGTTAGTCCTCTTTAGCTTCTTTGGGGTAACCACCTTGGGAAGTGCTGGTGATGTCTTCTTATTGAAAATCGGTTCCTACATTCCTTTCTTCTCAACCTTCTTCATGCCTTTCCGTACCATCAATGGCTATGCGACTGGTCTTGAAGCTTGGGCTTCATTGGGAATTGCAGTTCTCTTTACCATCGTGGGAACAGTTCTCATCGCTCGTATCTATGCGAGCCTGATCCTTCAGACCGATGACCTCGGACCATGGAAGACCATTAAACGTGCTCTTAGCTATCGCTAA
- a CDS encoding aldo/keto reductase, whose product MNYIEFAENERLSTIVLGMMRISQMSEDEVEALVEAALSIGINTFDLADIYGDGQCEVLLGKVLKRRPDLRNQMWIQSKCGIRKDGFTYFDFSKDYILDSVDGILDRLQIERLDSLLLHRPDALMEPEEVAAAFDQLEQAGKVRHFGVSNQNPMMMELLKTAVKQPLKVNQLQLSAAFTPSFEAGFHVNMEGAKAAVRDGSVFEYCRLTDTVIQAWSVLQHGYFKGNFVGKEEFAALNHVLTDLAKKYQVTPTAIALAWVLRYPGKMQAVIGTTKPQHVLEAGKAAAVTLTRKEWYQIYLAAGNDLP is encoded by the coding sequence ATGAACTATATTGAGTTTGCTGAAAATGAGCGTCTGTCCACGATTGTCCTTGGGATGATGCGGATCAGTCAGATGAGTGAAGATGAGGTGGAGGCCTTGGTAGAGGCAGCCTTGTCGATTGGCATTAACACCTTTGACCTAGCGGATATCTATGGTGATGGCCAGTGTGAGGTCCTGTTGGGTAAGGTTCTCAAGCGCCGTCCGGATCTTCGGAACCAGATGTGGATCCAGTCCAAGTGTGGCATTCGCAAAGACGGTTTTACCTATTTTGATTTTTCCAAGGACTATATTTTGGACTCCGTCGATGGCATCCTCGATCGTCTGCAGATCGAGCGCTTAGATAGTCTCCTCCTTCACCGACCGGATGCCCTCATGGAACCGGAAGAAGTGGCAGCAGCTTTTGATCAGTTGGAGCAAGCGGGCAAGGTTCGTCATTTTGGGGTGTCCAATCAAAATCCCATGATGATGGAATTGCTTAAGACGGCTGTCAAACAACCTCTCAAGGTCAACCAGCTGCAGTTGAGTGCCGCCTTTACACCGAGCTTTGAAGCTGGTTTTCATGTCAACATGGAAGGGGCAAAAGCAGCCGTGCGAGATGGCAGTGTCTTTGAGTATTGTCGTTTAACTGATACTGTGATTCAGGCCTGGTCTGTCCTCCAGCATGGCTATTTCAAGGGGAATTTTGTCGGCAAGGAAGAGTTTGCAGCTCTCAATCATGTCCTTACTGACTTGGCGAAAAAATACCAGGTCACACCGACAGCTATCGCCCTTGCTTGGGTCCTCCGCTATCCTGGTAAGATGCAGGCGGTCATCGGAACGACCAAGCCCCAGCATGTCCTTGAAGCAGGGAAAGCAGCAGCAGTGACCCTAACGCGCAAGGAGTGGTACCAAATCTACTTGGCGGCGGGAAATGATTTGCCTTAG
- a CDS encoding TetR/AcrR family transcriptional regulator → MPPKVKFSKEAMIGTALQLVREEGMASLTARALAEKLGATPRVIFGQFANMAELQAEVIGAAEMVVVEYIRKALEDEKPFRSVGVAYILFASKEPQLFQLLFQNPSKDPIRRFQDFLPMKDHSYQLVLDSIVADYPLTVEEASRLYQHLFIYSHGMASMVASGIYQFGMEEVIGLLTEVCQSLIKEMVGKK, encoded by the coding sequence ATGCCACCCAAGGTTAAATTTAGTAAAGAGGCTATGATTGGGACAGCTTTACAATTGGTGAGAGAAGAGGGAATGGCTAGTTTAACTGCTAGAGCATTAGCGGAGAAACTGGGAGCCACACCGAGAGTCATTTTTGGGCAATTTGCCAATATGGCTGAGTTACAAGCAGAGGTTATTGGTGCTGCGGAGATGGTGGTGGTGGAGTATATTCGCAAGGCCTTAGAAGATGAGAAACCTTTTCGATCTGTCGGAGTTGCTTATATCCTTTTCGCTTCAAAAGAACCCCAACTCTTTCAATTGCTTTTCCAAAATCCTAGTAAAGATCCGATTCGTCGCTTTCAAGATTTTCTTCCCATGAAGGATCATAGTTACCAATTAGTTCTGGATTCGATTGTCGCAGACTATCCTTTGACTGTAGAGGAAGCTAGTCGCTTGTACCAGCATCTATTTATCTACTCACACGGGATGGCCTCTATGGTTGCTTCTGGTATTTATCAGTTCGGCATGGAAGAAGTGATTGGATTACTGACAGAGGTTTGTCAATCTCTCATCAAAGAAATGGTAGGAAAGAAATGA